The segment AAAACGTCGGCTAGGAGCGCAGTCATATATGTAACACGTTGTCAAACGTTCGCTTTAACAGATCcgacaaatcaaattttattcacgTCGAGAATGCCTTTCCGTAAAGCTGATGTATAGCGTATGCCAAAGACGCGATAATTGCGAACGCATAAacgcaaaaatacaaaaacaaacTTGCCGCGTGACGTTTTTAACGAGCAACGTTATATTATTCTTCATCAATACACATTTCGTCGTCGCTGCAGAGAgtgaaaaagacaaaaaataattctttttatttcgtacAAAGTGTTATCTGAACGAATTGCGAACAAAATTGCCGGATCACGGGTCGTTTGCTTTTTCAACTCTAGACGATACCTTATCAAACTGACGAGCTACGAAAGGATTAAAGCGGGATACTCCAACGCTTGCCGCTTGTGATCGGCAATACCGCAAAGTAGCCACCGGAAAAAGCAGCTAATACTTTCCTCCTCGTTTTTCAAGGCGAAGGAACATGCGTCGGGATCTTCGGTCGCGCTTATGCGATAGCAACGGTAAACGCGATGTCGGGGCGGaaacgtgtgtatgtgtgtgcgtgtgcatGTGATAAGAAAGGAGTGTGCAGAGGAGCGAAACTGAGAACTCCATTCTCGCGGCTTGTACCTGGGACTGTCGAAATCCACCACCGCTCCTCCGTGATGCCACGAAACGCTGCTGGGAGGCGTACTTCGCACATTAACTTCGCATATGAGGCTTATTGTGCTACCCTTCTTCACGTATACATCTTCCGGCCCTACGATTGTTGCCTGAGCAGCTGCAACACATGTTAGAAACCGTACGCTTAAATATTCCGTATCCGCATCCACCTGCGCTAATTAACGGGCTAGAATTGGTCTGGGAATATCGGGTCTTTTATCGATATCGAATGACATCGCTGGCAAATTGATTTGCTTGCGCAACTAAGCATTTCATggcagcaaaatattttttttttttttttttgcttatttgATTGCTATgtgattaatgattttttttttttttttttttggataaaactATGTGGGAACATATTTTAACAACAATAGCTCATGCTAATACGTGTAAATGACgctattacaattaaaattactgcagttcttttatattaatagttgaTTGATAAAATTCTTTGTTCTTTATGTTTCTCTGCatcttttgacatttttatcaattttctaatttcttttcttgctcacgaatttgtattttcaatacaaaattagtagaaataatttttgtattgattTGAGTCTGAGAAGAAATCTTATTGtctattctatattattatttaaaaaattacatttatcattttttagtaataaattctTACAGGCAAAATGAGATATTGAAGGAAAAAACGCAAATGTAATAACGCATGCTTGTAACACACGTAATTAACGTCCCgtgtcaatatatattatggcGGATAGAAAAACAGGATAATTCTACATTGACATCAATTCGACTAGATTATTACATGGTGTCTGAATAAAGTCTTCCGCTAggtatatcaatattatcgaTTCCACTTGAAGTATTGAAGAAGTCGTTCACATTGAAGTTTAGAGATATTACCGATTAGAGAAATATAAACGACACGTTTTCGCATGTTAAACTTTCAACTCGTCTTAAAAGTCACTCGTCTCTTCAAATTATAATCGACGATATTTCAATATCAACTGACGGGATAAGTTAGAGAAGCAAAATTGAgcgaaaaaacttttatagagtaataaataaaacaacttagatatgtaataaattaaattttataaaaatgtgctATATGCATAATTGAAAAAACGgcaatatattctaaaatgagtaaaaaaatatacatataacgaAGAAAGTAGTGCACAAAAATCACAAAACATAGTGAGATTCGTTAATATTAACAACGATCTTCAACAAAAGACGTATTTAGTTACGCTAACAGTACTTACTTGTTATATACACTTGAATCTCTTTGCtgcaattttactttaaaaaacaCACGAGCCATGCAAAGTCATGTGTGTACAATTGATCTAAGGACAAtcctaaattttctaaatcaGATACTAAACTTTGCATAGATAATCTATCGCTAATCATTAACTACAATCATTAGCTACAAGTCTAAATCTACAAATCTAAGTAAACTGAAAGCCGTTTGAATGATGCAGAAGAAATGTTCGCATCATTCTCGTTACGTTCACAGTTCCGAGTTTCCacagttttaaaaatgatcCTCGTGCATGGTTCACTGAATATTTAACGCTTCGTATATTTACGAACTTGCAGTATTACGGCGGCAAATTAGCAGGCGTTAACGTCAacttgcaaaaaaaagaaagaatactCGCCGACAGTCTCGGATGTTTCACGTAACGACGCTTAAGGGCTGTCTGTTTCACCCTCTTCGCGCTACGATCTCATTGGCGAACGAAACCCACCGGGCCTGGCCGTTAATTTGTGCTATATACATCCATGCACTCTGTTATAGCACACAACTAAACGTCGCAAATAAAACTTCTAGCCGCTAGCAAATTCAACAGTTTGGAAAAGGAATCTGTTCTTGCGTGAGTCTAACCTGAGTTGAACGTCCGGTGAATGGCGTTCGGTGTGGTGGTGGCAGGGACAGGGGCACTTTCTGGAATGGGAGGACAGAAAAGATATCGAGTTAATCGATTTCGTCGAGATCTATTGTTTCGGGGGCTGGGAATCGAACTAACGTCGAAAGCACTACCGGTATATATATGGACCACGTATGCCTGCGAGACTTCGGGCAGAAAGAATATTGTCAACCAAGTTGTTTATCGCTTTCCGTTTACTTTCCACTATCCATTTCTCTGTAATATATCGTCGAGATTGcgcgcgcgaaaaaaaaagcttttgaTCTCTTCATTTTCACCTTAATGTAACGGAATTACATTGAAACATAGTGATTTTGAGCGATTGCTTTTTGAAATCTCTTGCAAATCTTTTTCAACGGCaacaaaaaattgcgaaattcgaaaaatatttaaattatgattatttccCAAGATCTATCTAAATGCacgtttaaatatttcatggcgataatgtttatataatataacagaTTGTGTAATCTGTTGTTTAtcagtttgataaaaaatgcgTCAAAGTAGATGCTTTTTTTCAATCGTCGGGGcactatttttcatttaaatgattgtatatattacacatacaAGTGTTTTATGTATTGA is part of the Linepithema humile isolate Giens D197 chromosome 3, Lhum_UNIL_v1.0, whole genome shotgun sequence genome and harbors:
- the LOC105675915 gene encoding uncharacterized protein isoform X1, encoding MLTSMKFFRVILALLGGTHVLYAQPSASPTVKTGGSSIASVVAGSKPTRSWDNKPQFDDIAPRNVTAIVGQTAELNCYVKHPGDRVVSWIRKRDLHILTSSIHAYTGDARFSVKHPEASDEWTLKIAYVQPRDAGVYECQVNTEPKMNLAFMLKVEESAPVPATTTPNAIHRTFNSAAQATIVGPEDVYVKKGSTISLICEVNVRSTPPSSVSWHHGGAVVDFDSPRYKPREWSSQFRSSAHSFLITCTRTHIHTFPPRHRVYRCYRISATEDPDACSFALKNEEESISCFFRWLLCGIADHKRQALEYPALILS